The following are encoded together in the Gorilla gorilla gorilla isolate KB3781 chromosome 14, NHGRI_mGorGor1-v2.1_pri, whole genome shotgun sequence genome:
- the LOC129527203 gene encoding LOW QUALITY PROTEIN: protein fem-1 homolog A-like (The sequence of the model RefSeq protein was modified relative to this genomic sequence to represent the inferred CDS: inserted 2 bases in 2 codons; substituted 1 base at 1 genomic stop codon): MDVYSDFFILVDGLMPKCCLVPKRPTHDQVSHSRETCLYQQALSWLLSDLCPVYFYQDIHCLGELSLGKKLGSDGGEGDGEGWLPPVWALILCLPLPLRPAHGLAEARTKDLRTAVCNAARDGKLQLLQKLLSGRSREELDELTGXVAGGGTPLLIAACYGHLDVVEYLVDRCGASVEAGGSVHFDGETTEGAPPLWXAGHLDVVRSLLRRGASVNRTTRTNSTPLRAACFEGLLEVVRYLVGEHQANLEVANRHGHTCLMISCYKGHREIARYLLEQGAQVNWRSANGNLALHNCAETSSLEILQLLLGCKANMERDSYGMTPLLPASVTGHTNIVEYLIQEQPGQEQVTGVEAQPGLPQEGSSTSQGCRQPQGXPCCIFSPEVLNGESYQSCCPTSREAAVEALELLGSTYVDKKRDLLGALKHWRRAMELRHQGGEYLPKLEPPQLVLAYDYSREVNTTEELEALINDPDEMRMQALLIRERILSPSHPDSSYCIRYRGAVYADSGNIECYIRLWKYALDMQQSNLEPPSPMTTSSFLSFAELFSYVLQDRAAKGSLGTQIGFADFMGVLTKGVREVEWALQLLREPRDSAQFNKALAIILHLLYLLEKVECTPSQEHLKHQTIYRLLKCAPRGKNGFTPLHVAVDKDTTNVGRYSVGRFPSLHVVKVLFDCGADRDSRDFDNTPLHIAAQNNCPAIVNALIEAGAHMDATNAFKKTAYELLEDKLLARGTMQPFNYVTLQCLAAQALDKNKIPYKGFIPEDLKAFIELH, encoded by the exons ATGGCGGCGAGGGAGACGGTGAAGGTTGGCTCCCGCCTGTCTGGGCTCTGATCCTCTGTCTCCCCCTCCCACTGCGGCCGGCTCATGGCCTGGCAGAGGCCCGAACCAAAGACCTCCGCACCGCCGTGTGCAATGCCGCCCGTGACGGCAAGCTGCAGCTGCTCCAGAAGCTGCTCAGCGGCCGGAGCCGGGAGGAACTGGACGAGCTGACTGGCTAGGTGGCCGGCGGGGGGACGCCGCTGCTCATCGCCGCCTGCTACGGCCACCTGGACGTGGTGGAGTACCTGGTGGACCGGTGCGGCGCGAGCGTGGAGGCCGGTGGCTCGGTGCACTTCGATGGCGAGACCACGGAGGGTGCGCCGCCGCTGT GCGCTGGCCACCTGGACGTGGTGCGGAGCCTGCTGCGCCGCGGGGCCTCGGTGAACCGCACCACGCGCACCAACTCCACGCCTCTCCGCGCCGCCTGCTTCGAGGGTCTCCTGGAGGTGGTGCGCTACCTGGTCGGCGAGCACCAGGCCAACCTGGAGGTGGCCAACAGGCACGGCCACACGTGCCTCATGATCTCGTGCTACAAGGGCCACCGTGAGATCGCCCGCTACCTGCTGGAGCAGGGCGCCCAGGTGAACTGGCGCAGCGCCAATGGCAACTTGGCCCTGCACAACTGTGCCGAGACCAGCAGCCTGGAGatcctgcagctgctgctggggtGCAAGGCCAACATGGAACGTGATAGCTACGGCATGACCCCGTTGCTCCCGGCCAGCGTGACGGGCCACACCAACATCGTGGAGTACCTCATCCAGGAGCAGCCCGGCCAGGAGCAGGTCACAGGGGTAGAGGCTCAGCCTGGGCTGCCCCAAGAAGGCTCCTCCACCAGCCAGGGGTGTAGGCAGCCTCAGG CTCCGTGCTGCATCTTCTCCCCTGAGGTACTGAACGGGGAATCTTACCAAAGCTGCTGTCCCACCAGCCGGGAAGCTGCCGTGGAAGCCTTGGAATTGCTGGGATCTACGTATGTGGATAAGAAACGAGATCTGCTTGGGGCCCTTAAACACTGGAGGCGGGCCATGGAGCTGCGTCACCAGGGGGGTGAGTACCTGCCCAAACTGGAGCCCCCACAGCTGGTCCTGGCCTATGACTATTCCAGGGAGGTCAACACCACCGAGGAGCTGGAGGCGCTGATCAACGACCCCGATGAGATGCGTATGCAGGCCCTGTTGATCCGGGAGCGCATCCTCAGTCCCTCGCACCCCGACAGTTCCTATTGTATCCGTTACAGGGGCGCCGTGTACGCCGACTCGGGCAATATCGAGTGCTACATCCGCTTGTGGAAGTACGCTCTGGACATGCAACAGAGCAACCTGGAGCCTCCGAGCCCCATGACCACCAGCAGCTTCCTCTCCTTCGCCGAACTCTTCTCCTACGTGCTGCAGGACCGGGCTGCCAAAGGCAGCCTGGGCACCCAGATCGGCTTCGCAGACTTCATGGGGGTCCTCACCAAAGGGGTCCGGGAAGTGGAATGGGCCCTGCAGCTTCTCAGGGAGCCTAGAGACTCGGCCCAGTTCAACAAGGCGCTGGCCATCATCCTCCACCTGCTCTACCTGCTGGAGAAAGTGGAGTGCACCCCCAGCCAGGAGCACCTGAAGCACCAGACCATCTACCGCCTGCTCAAGTGCGCACCCAGGGGCAAGAACGGCTTCACCCCTCTGCACGTGGCTGTGGACAAGGACACCACAAACGTGGGCCGCTACTCCGTGGGCAGATTCCCCTCCTTGCACGTGGTCAAAGTGCTGTTCGACTGCGGGGCCGACCGGGACAGCAGGGATTTTGACAACACCCCGCTACACATAGCAGCCCAGAACAACTGCCCGGCCATCGTGAATGCCCTGATTGAAGCAGGGGCCCACATGGACGCCACCAACGCCTTCAAGAAGACGGCCTACGAGCTGCTGGAAGACAAGCTGCTGGCCAGGGGTACCATGCAGCCCTTCAACTATGTGACCCTGCAGTGCCTTGCAGCCCAGGCCCTGGATAAGAACAAGATCCCTTACAAGGGCTTCATCCCGGAAGATCTGAAGGCATTCATCGAACTGCACTGA